The Hyperthermus butylicus DSM 5456 genome includes a region encoding these proteins:
- a CDS encoding metallophosphoesterase family protein — MRIIAVRGLDRASWKSIFRDCDVLLILGDVGSARVLEEAAALCKVVVGVAGRSDDHHIARVIDSIGYLVEGHLAYIDGLYFGGIGGREPVANIYSLLRELGEVKPRSFILATYYPPYMVMDYSTLPGARRGLLELHKLYQYKPLAVVIGECMCPGTFYIDGILHVCPGSLATRPSCYSVIEASSGIVTARVACEV; from the coding sequence ATGCGGATAATAGCTGTACGCGGCCTTGATAGAGCAAGCTGGAAGAGTATCTTCAGGGATTGCGACGTTCTGCTGATTCTCGGCGATGTGGGCTCTGCGAGGGTTCTCGAAGAGGCTGCGGCTCTGTGTAAGGTTGTCGTAGGAGTAGCTGGGAGAAGCGATGACCATCATATTGCAAGAGTTATAGACTCGATTGGTTACCTCGTAGAGGGCCACCTGGCGTACATTGACGGGCTCTACTTTGGCGGTATCGGTGGGAGAGAGCCCGTAGCCAATATCTACTCGCTTTTAAGAGAGCTAGGGGAGGTTAAGCCCAGAAGCTTCATACTTGCAACCTACTACCCACCATACATGGTTATGGATTATTCTACGCTGCCGGGAGCAAGGAGGGGACTCCTTGAGCTCCACAAGCTCTACCAGTACAAGCCCCTAGCGGTGGTTATTGGGGAATGCATGTGTCCCGGCACATTCTACATTGACGGAATACTGCATGTTTGCCCCGGCTCTCTGGCTACAAGGCCAAGCTGCTACAGCGTTATAGAGGCTAGCAGCGGCATAGTAACCGCAAGGGTTGCTTGTGAGGTGTAG
- a CDS encoding HIT family protein, with translation MPVLFAPWRFKYIKSTVEAEKQVCIFCEAPRKPDDESLILYRGKHSYVIMNLYPYNTGHVMVVPYRHVANIEDLSDEELLEMARLVKLSIKAIREVYRPHGFNIGINIGRVAGAGVDKHVHIHIVPRWNGDTNFMPIIAGVKVVSQDVKESYKMLKPAFNRAAHELESWKDPSQHHQDKA, from the coding sequence ATGCCTGTATTGTTTGCCCCATGGAGATTCAAGTACATAAAATCGACGGTTGAAGCCGAGAAGCAGGTCTGCATCTTCTGCGAAGCGCCACGAAAACCAGACGATGAAAGCCTCATACTATACCGTGGAAAACATAGCTACGTAATAATGAACCTCTACCCCTACAACACGGGTCACGTAATGGTAGTACCCTATAGGCATGTGGCAAACATAGAAGACCTATCCGACGAAGAACTGCTAGAGATGGCAAGACTAGTCAAACTATCCATAAAAGCCATAAGGGAGGTATATCGGCCCCACGGGTTCAACATAGGCATAAACATTGGCCGTGTAGCAGGCGCCGGTGTAGACAAGCATGTACACATACACATTGTTCCACGCTGGAACGGCGATACAAACTTCATGCCAATAATAGCAGGCGTAAAAGTGGTATCACAAGATGTGAAGGAATCATACAAAATGCTCAAGCCGGCCTTTAACCGTGCAGCCCACGAGCTAGAGAGCTGGAAAGACCCTTCTCAACACCATCAAGATAAAGCCTAA
- a CDS encoding MgtC/SapB family protein: protein MAGEAAIPSVAWNEQVGLLARIVVALFAGMLVGIEREKARTVALRSRRRTDVEEIVIKEVPGLRTFSLVAVFGSILGILWSGGYIDSAQTAVLLGVFGIIVAVFATHRLLVMRSTGITTIIVLLVDFGIGLLAGLGLILVAVSVAVLSTFMLAIKLPAERIVGRIRYEEFLWALELGVILIVVGPFFLGLPASFYGVSLRSLYLFFALVLATSYLGYVMARLKGGEGIAYTAFFGGLANSEATLVGLLSILDQTLRRLLAFDVTVLSNTAMILRNTVIAAVMTYVSGYVDYEVVILVPLLASTALALLPAVLSWRRAPQRIAGIESLRIENPLRLSTAARMTLLYVAIAFTANVVRRTGILGLISVAAAGGFVSSGATIIALFSVDGIDPALLPALVLIAVVMGVLNKPVYVYIAGWKSREVLAKVGGATLLQAVLMVPGLLITLLL from the coding sequence TTGGCTGGTGAGGCTGCAATACCGAGCGTGGCTTGGAACGAGCAGGTGGGGCTGCTTGCGCGTATAGTTGTTGCACTTTTCGCGGGTATGCTGGTTGGTATTGAGCGTGAGAAGGCTAGGACTGTAGCGTTAAGGAGTAGGAGGAGGACGGATGTTGAGGAGATAGTTATTAAGGAGGTTCCTGGGCTTAGGACCTTCAGTCTTGTAGCGGTTTTCGGCTCAATACTTGGGATACTATGGAGTGGTGGCTACATAGATTCGGCACAGACAGCTGTTCTACTAGGCGTATTTGGCATTATTGTTGCCGTCTTTGCTACACATAGGCTCCTAGTAATGAGGTCTACTGGTATAACCACGATAATCGTATTGTTAGTAGACTTCGGCATAGGTCTCCTAGCAGGTCTAGGTCTTATACTAGTAGCTGTGAGCGTAGCCGTCCTCTCAACATTCATGCTGGCTATAAAGCTGCCGGCGGAGCGTATAGTGGGCCGCATAAGGTACGAGGAATTCCTCTGGGCATTGGAGCTTGGTGTTATACTGATAGTTGTTGGTCCATTCTTCCTCGGGCTCCCAGCGTCATTCTATGGTGTTAGTCTTCGCAGCCTCTACCTCTTCTTCGCACTGGTACTGGCGACGTCCTATCTGGGCTATGTTATGGCTCGGCTTAAGGGTGGCGAAGGGATAGCGTATACAGCCTTCTTTGGTGGCCTAGCTAACAGTGAGGCTACCCTTGTAGGCTTGCTTTCAATACTTGATCAAACGCTTCGGAGGCTGCTAGCATTTGATGTTACAGTATTGTCGAATACAGCTATGATACTAAGGAACACGGTTATAGCAGCAGTGATGACCTATGTGTCGGGTTATGTAGATTATGAGGTCGTAATACTAGTCCCTCTTCTAGCTTCTACAGCCCTAGCACTATTGCCTGCAGTACTTTCCTGGCGCAGGGCGCCCCAGCGCATAGCGGGGATCGAGTCTCTACGCATAGAGAACCCGCTGCGTTTAAGCACTGCAGCTAGAATGACGCTTCTCTATGTAGCTATAGCCTTTACGGCCAATGTTGTCCGCAGAACTGGTATCCTCGGCTTAATATCGGTAGCTGCTGCTGGCGGCTTCGTTTCAAGCGGGGCGACAATAATTGCGCTCTTCTCCGTAGATGGTATTGATCCGGCACTACTCCCGGCACTGGTCCTCATAGCCGTTGTCATGGGTGTCTTAAACAAGCCCGTCTACGTCTACATAGCTGGCTGGAAGAGCCGAGAGGTACTAGCAAAGGTTGGGGGGGCAACGCTACTGCAAGCAGTCCTTATGGTTCCAGGGCTACTCATAACCCTGCTACTCTAG
- a CDS encoding ATP:cob(I)alamin adenosyltransferase yields MVVPVEQRLGLKLSTGLGDSGYTFVPCAGWVPKSHPCVEFVGTLDEAEAAIGLAMSILEWLDKRNRHIAIILKKVQQLLFRIGFTINGRTCLGPEDLKWVESLVEKLSQNLEPTFKLNGGHPAAAAVSLARAVTRRAERAFWRCVWEVGLPQGQVELPARLLNRLSDLLYLLQHEINKNHGMEIDEVTC; encoded by the coding sequence GTGGTTGTGCCAGTAGAGCAAAGACTAGGGCTAAAACTCTCCACCGGCCTCGGTGATAGCGGCTACACATTCGTACCCTGCGCTGGCTGGGTTCCCAAGTCTCACCCTTGTGTAGAATTTGTCGGCACCCTCGACGAGGCTGAAGCAGCTATAGGACTGGCAATGAGCATTCTAGAGTGGCTCGACAAGAGGAATAGACACATAGCCATCATACTAAAGAAGGTTCAGCAACTACTCTTCCGTATAGGCTTCACCATTAATGGCCGCACCTGTCTAGGCCCCGAAGACCTCAAGTGGGTTGAAAGCCTGGTGGAGAAGCTCTCCCAGAACCTTGAGCCAACGTTCAAACTGAATGGGGGCCACCCAGCAGCTGCTGCCGTATCACTTGCAAGGGCTGTTACAAGGCGGGCTGAGAGAGCATTCTGGCGCTGTGTATGGGAGGTAGGGCTCCCGCAGGGCCAAGTGGAGCTTCCAGCCCGTCTCCTCAATAGGCTCAGCGATCTGCTCTACCTGCTCCAACACGAGATAAACAAGAACCACGGAATGGAAATAGATGAGGTTACCTGCTAG
- a CDS encoding DNA-binding protein, with amino-acid sequence MEENVVVIGKKPVTDYVLAAILLFNEGYDEVIIKGQGNNVSKAVDVYNALANRLQDGIELVDVKIDSVERGRRLVPVIEIKVRRKIV; translated from the coding sequence GTGGAGGAGAATGTTGTCGTTATTGGTAAGAAGCCTGTCACAGACTACGTTCTCGCAGCGATACTTTTGTTCAACGAGGGCTATGATGAAGTAATCATTAAGGGTCAGGGCAACAATGTGAGCAAGGCGGTTGATGTGTATAATGCATTAGCAAATAGGCTTCAAGATGGTATAGAGCTTGTAGATGTTAAGATCGATAGTGTTGAGCGTGGTAGGAGACTCGTACCAGTTATAGAGATAAAGGTTCGAAGAAAGATAGTTTAA
- a CDS encoding 2-oxoacid:ferredoxin oxidoreductase subunit beta — translation MARRPEEYRTSLWIDWCPGCGNYGIVTALTQALAELELDPRKTVIVSGIGCSGKTPHYINANGFHTLHGRAIPFATGIKLANPKLTVIVHGGDGDLIGIGAGHFVALGRRNIDITVIMHNNQVYGLTKGQASPTLPRGIKTKALLKPNIQDMLNPIALALAAGYTFVARSYAMDIQHLKEMIKKAIRHRGAAFIDVLQPCVTYNDVYTVQFYRKALYKLEDDPSWDPVVRSPEEEAEKKARAFLKAMEWGDRIPIGVFYQNPLVPSFEDRLAERLGKEYLENPPALQSIADGEGRPIVSTEAFKKIFAQSIVRVRKRGKQQG, via the coding sequence ATGGCGCGTAGGCCAGAGGAGTACCGGACTAGCCTCTGGATAGACTGGTGCCCAGGCTGCGGCAATTATGGTATAGTTACAGCGCTAACACAAGCCCTGGCGGAGCTAGAGCTTGACCCGAGGAAGACCGTGATAGTATCTGGTATTGGATGCTCTGGCAAGACGCCACACTATATAAATGCTAATGGGTTTCACACGCTTCATGGTAGAGCAATACCATTCGCTACTGGTATAAAGCTTGCAAACCCAAAGCTAACAGTAATAGTGCACGGTGGCGACGGTGACCTCATCGGTATTGGTGCTGGCCACTTTGTAGCCCTGGGTAGAAGGAACATAGATATAACCGTCATAATGCATAACAACCAGGTCTATGGCCTTACTAAGGGTCAGGCATCACCGACACTGCCGCGCGGTATTAAGACCAAGGCGTTGCTAAAGCCGAACATACAGGACATGCTTAACCCAATAGCGCTAGCACTAGCTGCAGGCTATACATTTGTAGCACGATCCTATGCCATGGATATACAGCATTTGAAGGAGATGATTAAGAAGGCTATAAGGCATCGCGGAGCAGCGTTTATCGATGTGCTACAGCCATGTGTAACCTACAACGATGTTTACACGGTACAGTTCTATCGCAAGGCACTATACAAGCTTGAGGATGACCCGTCCTGGGATCCAGTGGTTAGAAGTCCCGAGGAGGAGGCTGAGAAGAAGGCAAGGGCATTCCTCAAAGCGATGGAGTGGGGTGACCGGATACCCATAGGCGTGTTCTACCAGAACCCGCTGGTGCCAAGCTTTGAGGACCGTCTAGCGGAGAGACTGGGCAAGGAGTATCTCGAAAACCCGCCAGCACTACAATCCATAGCTGACGGTGAGGGCAGGCCCATAGTATCGACAGAGGCCTTCAAGAAGATATTTGCACAGTCCATAGTTAGGGTGCGGAAGCGCGGCAAGCAGCAAGGCTAG
- a CDS encoding DEAD/DEAH box helicase produces the protein MQSRLEFEGAMSLLHEKVRELIRLRGWRELTEIQEKAIKPILEGHNVFIVAPTGYGKTEAALLPILSRMLEERVEPVALLYITPLRALINDIYERISWWASRFGFIVARKHGDVPHSERTRRLRHAPHILVTTPESLEIDLDWAPKFRQYYRNLRWVIVDEVHEIVSNKRGVQLAVLLERFRRIAGDFQLIMISATIGEPTIAARAFTGSSRRPLTVVSVEKRKPIEIVVDYVEAPSTKFWRAAAEKLVKHMEPLTLVFVNSKHAAEKLHGEIERMGVEGVVVHHASIHGEERRRIEKMAKEGKLNMIIATKTLELGIDIGSIRKVILFRPAGSVSSLLQRLGRSGHTIAGKISGIVLATDPLELLEAIAEARLAAKGKVEVPELPVKPLDMVARAILGMALSGEYTVNDMYDILSKVYYFRGLTRSEFDELIDYLKNAKMIKINNDGKVSCGPQFYKIWRFDAGDSKYSWWVQNFSQFFTTIGERRAYTVRTVDGRVVGELDTDFVVKVLRVGHVIRLGGRNWQVIGIDEHNGKVVVAETEQSITAIPFWKGKGPELSRLVIAELEKVIQETHRGQLNIPSSVKLTESAAAVLNGIIGEVRKYRYPAPARNKVIVEKLADEDVYVVLAPERVVRTLAYLVMLEAYRSSSDVYVKLNHYGFAVPSHSIAFNPLKFLVSLTREEFEERLREAVTRSPYFAEEAHNIQLVFGVTRKIKRSDGVAFEEIARQTLQNYFDPEAAWELIQGIREGRIKIVFNQSRTSMYARSVVEEVPEKPWVGDVGELIAETLEGMAFTVEELADAIGVPPEIVESKLRDLGKPGADNRVFYFIDVDTGEIRWGLVRDAAGIAVSEEFSSSFTPLQQDGLYLVLVKSENGTLIHAIVRVAEFVRNPEKLLEQIPFHEIHEVKVVPLTGYYEGQAPRYQQVPREIVPYLVLNAIAFIQKMQMSNPLI, from the coding sequence ATGCAAAGCAGGCTAGAGTTCGAGGGTGCTATGTCGCTACTCCACGAGAAGGTACGGGAGCTAATACGGCTCCGTGGCTGGAGAGAGCTGACTGAGATCCAGGAGAAAGCGATTAAGCCAATACTGGAGGGTCATAATGTATTCATTGTAGCGCCCACTGGTTACGGGAAAACAGAGGCTGCACTACTACCCATACTCTCAAGGATGCTTGAGGAGAGGGTTGAGCCTGTAGCACTCCTCTACATCACCCCGCTGCGTGCACTAATAAATGACATCTATGAACGCATAAGCTGGTGGGCATCACGCTTTGGTTTCATAGTGGCTCGAAAGCATGGTGATGTGCCGCACTCGGAGCGCACTCGGAGGCTACGTCATGCACCACACATCCTAGTCACAACGCCCGAGAGCCTAGAGATAGATCTTGACTGGGCGCCAAAGTTCCGGCAGTATTACCGCAACCTCCGCTGGGTTATAGTTGACGAGGTCCACGAGATAGTTTCCAATAAACGAGGCGTACAGCTAGCAGTTCTACTCGAAAGGTTCCGCCGCATAGCTGGCGACTTCCAGCTCATAATGATATCTGCTACTATAGGTGAGCCAACGATAGCAGCACGAGCATTTACCGGTAGCTCCCGCAGACCATTAACCGTTGTCTCGGTCGAAAAGCGGAAGCCAATAGAGATAGTTGTGGACTATGTAGAGGCGCCGAGCACTAAATTCTGGAGAGCAGCTGCAGAAAAGCTTGTAAAGCACATGGAGCCCTTAACACTTGTGTTCGTGAACTCTAAGCATGCTGCCGAGAAGCTTCACGGCGAAATAGAGAGGATGGGTGTTGAAGGAGTAGTTGTTCACCATGCCTCAATACATGGAGAGGAGAGGCGCCGCATAGAGAAGATGGCGAAGGAAGGAAAGCTAAACATGATAATAGCAACGAAGACTCTAGAGCTAGGCATCGACATAGGTAGTATTAGGAAGGTCATACTCTTCCGTCCAGCTGGCAGTGTATCCTCCCTCCTACAGAGGCTCGGCAGGAGCGGCCACACGATAGCTGGCAAGATAAGCGGGATAGTCCTAGCTACGGATCCGCTGGAACTCCTCGAGGCAATAGCGGAGGCTAGACTAGCAGCTAAGGGTAAAGTTGAGGTGCCAGAGCTTCCAGTTAAACCTCTCGATATGGTTGCTAGAGCTATACTCGGCATGGCGTTATCCGGCGAATATACAGTAAATGACATGTACGATATACTATCCAAGGTCTACTACTTCCGGGGCCTAACTAGGAGTGAGTTTGACGAACTCATAGACTATCTCAAGAATGCAAAAATGATAAAGATTAACAACGACGGGAAAGTGTCGTGCGGCCCACAGTTCTACAAGATATGGAGATTCGACGCTGGTGATAGCAAGTATAGCTGGTGGGTGCAAAACTTCTCACAGTTCTTCACGACTATAGGTGAACGGCGCGCCTACACCGTCCGAACAGTTGACGGCAGGGTTGTAGGTGAGCTTGACACAGATTTTGTTGTAAAGGTTCTACGTGTAGGCCACGTTATAAGGCTTGGCGGTAGGAACTGGCAGGTTATAGGAATAGACGAGCACAATGGAAAGGTGGTCGTAGCTGAGACAGAGCAGTCTATAACAGCTATACCATTCTGGAAGGGTAAGGGGCCAGAACTATCGAGGCTCGTCATAGCCGAGCTCGAGAAGGTCATACAAGAAACGCATCGTGGTCAGCTCAACATCCCATCTTCAGTCAAGCTCACTGAGTCTGCTGCAGCAGTACTAAACGGTATCATAGGCGAGGTGCGGAAGTACCGCTACCCAGCCCCGGCGAGGAATAAGGTAATCGTTGAGAAGCTTGCAGACGAGGACGTCTATGTCGTGTTAGCACCGGAGCGTGTGGTAAGGACTCTTGCCTACTTGGTAATGCTTGAGGCCTACCGGTCTAGTAGCGATGTATACGTGAAACTTAACCACTACGGCTTTGCGGTACCCTCTCACTCAATAGCGTTTAATCCGCTAAAATTCTTGGTTAGCCTTACACGCGAAGAGTTCGAAGAAAGGCTAAGGGAGGCAGTTACGCGGTCACCATACTTTGCGGAGGAAGCACACAATATACAGCTCGTATTCGGCGTAACTAGGAAGATAAAAAGGAGTGATGGCGTGGCCTTTGAGGAGATTGCAAGGCAGACGCTTCAAAATTACTTTGACCCCGAAGCTGCATGGGAGCTAATACAAGGTATACGTGAGGGCAGGATAAAGATCGTTTTCAACCAGAGTAGAACCAGCATGTATGCCAGGAGTGTAGTTGAAGAGGTTCCCGAGAAACCCTGGGTAGGCGATGTCGGAGAGTTGATAGCAGAGACGCTAGAAGGCATGGCGTTTACGGTTGAAGAGCTTGCAGATGCTATAGGTGTGCCGCCAGAGATAGTTGAATCCAAGCTACGAGACCTCGGCAAGCCTGGCGCTGATAACCGTGTATTCTACTTCATAGATGTTGATACTGGCGAGATTAGATGGGGCCTAGTAAGGGATGCAGCGGGCATAGCTGTTTCAGAGGAGTTCTCGTCATCGTTCACGCCGTTACAACAGGATGGGCTATACCTGGTGCTCGTTAAGAGTGAGAATGGAACACTGATACATGCCATAGTCCGCGTAGCAGAGTTCGTGAGGAACCCCGAGAAGCTCCTAGAACAAATACCATTCCATGAGATTCACGAGGTGAAGGTTGTACCGCTAACCGGTTACTATGAGGGGCAAGCGCCTAGGTACCAGCAAGTGCCGAGAGAGATAGTGCCATATCTAGTACTCAACGCTATAGCATTCATACAGAAAATGCAGATGAGCAACCCGCTGATATAA